The region CTCGCTCTCGTCGGCGATGGCGGCGGGGTCCGGGATCCGAGCGCCCAGCGGCAGGCCCTGACCGGGGTTGGTGCCCCACGTGACGAACGGGGTCAGCTCGTCGGCGTCGAGGGTCACCTCGGCGTCGAACTCGGCGTCCTCGTCGGTGCGAAGCGTCTTCCAGTACTCGACCGCGGCGTCCCACTCCGTGCCCTCCGGGGCGTGCGGACGGCCCTGCAGGTAGGCGAAAGTGGTCTCGTCGGGCGCGATCATGCCGGCCCGCGCACCCGCCTCGATCGACATGTTGCACATCGTCATGCGGGCTTCCATCGACATCTTCTCGACGGCGCTGCCCCGGTACTCCAGCACGTAGCCCTGCCCGCCGCCGGTGCCGATCTTGGCGATGACGGCCAGGATCACGTCCTTGCTCGTGACCCCCGGGCGCAGCGTGCCCTCGATGTTGATGGCCATGGTCTTGAAGGGACGCAACGGAAGCGTCTGCGTCGCCAGCACGTGCTCGACCTCGGAGGTGCCGATGCCGAAGGCCAGCGCGCCGAACGCGCCGTGGGTCGAGGTGTGGCTGTCGCCGCAGACGACGGTCGTGCCGGGCTGGGTGAGGCCGAGCTGGGGCCCCACCACGTGCACGATGCCCTGCTCGGCGTCGCCCATCGGGTGCAGGCGGATGCCGAACTCCTCGCAGTTGCGCCGCAGGGTGTCGACCTGGGTCCGCGAAACCGGGTCCGCGATCGGCAGGTCGATGCCCGTGGTGGGCACGTTGTGGTCCTCGGTGGCCAGCGTCAGGTCGGGACGGCGCACCTGCCGCCCCGCCAGGCGCAGCCCCTCGAAGGCCTGCGGGCTGGTGACCTCGTGAACGAGGTGGAGGTCGATGTAGAGCAGGTCGGGCTCGTAGCCCTCGCCGCGGCGCACGATGTGCGCTTCCCAGACCTTCTCCGCGAGCGTCTTGCCCATCGCTCCTCCGCGTCGAGCAGTGGTGACCCCGGCCGGGGTCACATCCCATGAAGTGGACTTCCCAGATGACGAGAAGTTAGTATCGGTACGTGGGACAGCATAGCGGTATCGGAGTACTGGACAAGGCGGTGGCCGTCATGCAGGCCGTCGCCAGCGAACCGTGCGGCCTCGCCGAGCTGTGCAGCCGGACCGGGCTGCCCAGAGCGACCGCGCACCGGCTGGCCGTGGGCCTGGAGGTGCACCGCCTGCTGCGGCGCGGCTCCGACGGCCGCTGGCGCCCCGGGGCCGCGCTGGCCGAGCTCGCGGGCGGGGCGGTCGACCCGCTCCTGGAGGCGGCCGCCCAGGTGCTGCCCAAACTGCGGGACGTCACCGGGGAGAGCGTGCAGCTCTACCGCCGGGACGGGATGCAGCGGCTGTGCATCGCGGCGGCGGAGCCGCCGAGCGGCCTGCGCGACACGGTGCCGGTCGGCAGCGCGCTGCCGATGGCGGCGGGTTCCGGCGCCAAGGTGCTCGCCGCGTGGGCCGACCCGGCGACGCAGCGGGCCGTGCTGGCCGAGGCGGTCTTCGGCGAGCGGACCCTGATGGAGGTCAAGCGCCGCGGCTGGGCCCAGAGCGTCGCCGAGCGCGAGTCCGGGGTGGCCAGCGTGTCGGCGCCGGTCCGCGACTCCGGCGGCAACGTGGTGGCGGCCATATCGGTGTCCGGGCCGATCGACCGGATGGGGCGCCGCCCGGGCGCCCGCTGGGCGGCGGACCTGCTGGCCGCAGCGGACGGGCTGCAGAACCGCCTCTGAGGCGCCGCGAGCGGGTCGTGGCGGCCCGTTGCCCTCGCGCCACGACCCGACGCGGCGGAGAACGCCTCAGCGGCCGGGAGCGGCACGCTCCACCCGCCGGCCAAGTGCCCCGACGGCCCGCCCACAGCACACGCGCGCTGACGCCGGCCCGCCACCGAGGCAAGCGAAAAGCGGCGGGGCCGGTATGTCCTCGACACACCGGCCCCGCCGCTTCTTCCGTAGTCCCGACGGGATTTGAACCCGCGCTACCGCCTTGAGAGGGCGGCGTCCTAGGCCGCTAGACGACGGGACCGCGCTACGGGTAAAAGACTACAACACCCATTCACGTCCCTCGCACACCCCCCTCCCCCAACCCATCACCGCAGGCAGAAGCCCCACACACCCCAAGCACCACCCCGAACCCGCCGAAGCCGTGCCCCAGACCTCCGGTGTAACACCGCCCACACCCACAGGTACGGCACACCCATTCCGCCCGTATGGCTATGGCTTGGACGTAGTCGTGCGAGGTGTCCGATATCGGTCGTGCAATGCGAGCAGCGGCAAGCATCCGGCTATCGGCGATCCAATGGCTGAGTGCGGCGAGGGGACATGGGGCTGTGTTGGCGCGCTCCGAAACCGCGCACCACAAGTCATTGAGGCCGTTGGACAAGCAACTCCGCCGAAAGCCGGGGGCGAAGCCGGGACACCCAGGGGGCCGGGACAAGCCCCACCGGAAAGCCAGGCGCGATGTATGGACCGCTGAAAGGCCACGGGTGAAGTCAGGACCCCCCAAAGCCAGGGTGAAGCCGGGACCGCCCCCAATGCCAGGGGTGAAGTGAAGTGAAGTTCCGTTCTGCTGGTCCCAACCCAGGCCGGGAACTCCCCAAAAGCAAGGAGCCGACGAAAAGCAACCACCGCACCGTGGGGGCCCCGGAGGGCTCGGCCCCCCGACAACAAAACGAAACGGACCCCACTCGCGCTCTACGCGAGTAGGGTCCGCCCATCCGTGTAGTCCCGACGGGATTTGAACCCGCGCTACCGCCTTGAGAGGGCGGCGTCCTAGGCCGCTAGACGACGGGACCGCGTGAGATCACCGAGTCGATATCGGCTGGCGATGCCGACTTCGGATCTTCTCGCTGGGGTACCAGGACTCGAACCTAGACTAACTGAACCAGAATCAGTCGTGCTGCCGATTACACCATACCCCATCGGCTTCGACGTCCAGCCGCTCGTTTCCGGGCTTCTCGGAGGAAGTCCGGCTCCCGGGCCGCTGTCCGCCTTGCTGCAGAGAATATTAGACCATCGCCCGAAGGCCCCGGAAAACACCCCCCTCCTCGGGGGATTTTCGCAGGTGAGCAAGGCAGTGGCGACCCGGGAGCCGGGCGCGGTCAGCGGACCGGTCCGAAGACCTCCCGGCAGTCCTGGGAGGCCATGTGGCGATCCTGGGCGGGCATCCAGCCCTGCGTCTGGACGAGGTCCGGGTGCAGGTCGCACACGAGCAGTTCGGGCAGCTCGCTCAAGCTGTTGATCACGCGCACCCCCGCGGGCGGATCGACCCGCTGCGCGCCGCGGTTGAGCCAGACGCCGTGCATGCCGGCCGCCGACGCGCCCTGCGCGTCGGTGTCGAGCCGGTCGCCGACGTGCACGACCTCCTCGGGTCGCATGTCCAGCGCCGCGCACGCGGCCTCGAAGATCCCGGCCTCGGGTTTGGCGATGCCGACCTCGCCGGAGATCAGCAGCGCGTCGAAGGCGTCGGCGAGCCCGATCGAGGCGATCTTCTTGCGCTGGTACGCGCTGGGCGCGTTGGTGATGACCGCCAGCTTCAGGCCGGCGGCGCGCAGCCACTCCAGGCACGGTGCGGCGTCGTCGAAGAGCTTCCAAGCGCGCTGCATCGCCGCCATGCGCACCGATTCGCGGCGCGCCGCCTCCGCGTCGCTGAGCTCCTCCCCGAAGGCGGCGAAGAACGCGCGGGTGCGTTCGGTGCACATCGAGTCGAAGCCGATCTCGCCGGCGACGAACCGCGCGTAGTGCTCCTCCGTCGTCCGCCGCCACACCGGCCACGCGCCGTCGTTGCCTACCAGCGCGTGCAGTCCTTGCCGGGAGGAGGACTCGTTGTCCAGCAGTGTGTCGTCGATGTCCAGGCACACCGCACGAACGCGGCCGACCTTGGTCTGTACGGGTGGGCGAGCTGCCGATATCTCAAGCGCGGATGTCACTCCGAGAGGCTAGGCGTTCACATGCCGTATTCGACTCGCCCAAGTCGGTGATACTGGAGGCGCTGATTCGGTTGAGTGCGAAAGT is a window of Saccharopolyspora erythraea NRRL 2338 DNA encoding:
- the leuC gene encoding 3-isopropylmalate dehydratase large subunit — its product is MGKTLAEKVWEAHIVRRGEGYEPDLLYIDLHLVHEVTSPQAFEGLRLAGRQVRRPDLTLATEDHNVPTTGIDLPIADPVSRTQVDTLRRNCEEFGIRLHPMGDAEQGIVHVVGPQLGLTQPGTTVVCGDSHTSTHGAFGALAFGIGTSEVEHVLATQTLPLRPFKTMAINIEGTLRPGVTSKDVILAVIAKIGTGGGQGYVLEYRGSAVEKMSMEARMTMCNMSIEAGARAGMIAPDETTFAYLQGRPHAPEGTEWDAAVEYWKTLRTDEDAEFDAEVTLDADELTPFVTWGTNPGQGLPLGARIPDPAAIADESERFATEKALDYMGLEAGTPLREVAVDTVFLGSCTNGRIEDLRAAADVLKGRKVASEVRMLVVPGSMRVRKQAEAEGLNEVFTAAGAEWRSAGCSMCLGMNPDQLTPGERSASTSNRNFEGRQGKGGRTHLVSPLVAAATAVRGTLSSPEDLD
- a CDS encoding IclR family transcriptional regulator; this encodes MGQHSGIGVLDKAVAVMQAVASEPCGLAELCSRTGLPRATAHRLAVGLEVHRLLRRGSDGRWRPGAALAELAGGAVDPLLEAAAQVLPKLRDVTGESVQLYRRDGMQRLCIAAAEPPSGLRDTVPVGSALPMAAGSGAKVLAAWADPATQRAVLAEAVFGERTLMEVKRRGWAQSVAERESGVASVSAPVRDSGGNVVAAISVSGPIDRMGRRPGARWAADLLAAADGLQNRL
- a CDS encoding HAD family hydrolase produces the protein MCLDIDDTLLDNESSSRQGLHALVGNDGAWPVWRRTTEEHYARFVAGEIGFDSMCTERTRAFFAAFGEELSDAEAARRESVRMAAMQRAWKLFDDAAPCLEWLRAAGLKLAVITNAPSAYQRKKIASIGLADAFDALLISGEVGIAKPEAGIFEAACAALDMRPEEVVHVGDRLDTDAQGASAAGMHGVWLNRGAQRVDPPAGVRVINSLSELPELLVCDLHPDLVQTQGWMPAQDRHMASQDCREVFGPVR